From one Spiroplasma endosymbiont of Panorpa germanica genomic stretch:
- a CDS encoding PTS glucose transporter subunit IIA gives MSLFSKNKEVQIFAPCDGEIIGLEKVEDEVFSEKMLGDGFAIEPANGDFVAPMEGKLVTVFPSGHAYGIKHKSGLEALLHIGLDTVSLDGEGFDIKVKQGESVKVGTPLVMVDLEGIRSKVPSLKTPLVFTQDSLEGKNIEVLAKGKVKKGDLIAVIK, from the coding sequence ATGAGTTTATTTAGTAAAAACAAGGAAGTTCAAATATTTGCGCCATGTGATGGTGAAATCATTGGACTTGAAAAAGTTGAAGACGAAGTCTTTTCAGAAAAAATGCTAGGTGATGGTTTTGCCATCGAACCAGCAAACGGAGATTTTGTTGCACCAATGGAAGGTAAATTGGTTACTGTTTTCCCATCAGGACATGCCTATGGAATTAAACACAAATCAGGTTTAGAAGCATTATTACATATTGGTTTAGATACTGTAAGTTTAGATGGTGAAGGATTTGACATTAAAGTTAAACAAGGAGAATCAGTAAAAGTTGGAACTCCTTTAGTAATGGTTGATTTAGAAGGAATTAGAAGTAAAGTTCCCTCACTAAAAACCCCATTGGTTTTCACTCAAGACTCTTTGGAAGGTAAAAACATTGAAGTTTTAGCTAAGGGTAAAGTTAAAAAAGGCGACTTAATCGCAGTTATAAAATAA
- a CDS encoding RluA family pseudouridine synthase translates to MQLIKIQTNDVGQSLFKFIKKRYSTTPLSVIYKWFRTGKIKVNGKKIKDQKFILSLNDEVLVFDTNKITIRDTFKEADFSDLKIVYEDDNILIADKPHNLEIHSPINISLDDIVKSYLVSKKEYAPDDENSFVVSHIHRIDKLTRGLVIYAKNRQAMESLSEAINNKNKIKKLYWANLDRKVKNDLDAQGYITYDTEIQKAVFQEESEEGFKVAHTTFKPIDNLSGNWVEILLLTGRKHQIRATLEYFDNPVVNDFRYGSSMRTKDKSIMLYAIEISFADLNEPLSYLNNKTFDIKDEIKNLNKI, encoded by the coding sequence ATGCAGTTAATTAAAATACAAACAAATGATGTAGGTCAAAGCTTATTTAAGTTTATTAAAAAGCGTTATTCAACAACTCCGCTTTCAGTAATTTATAAGTGATTTAGGACTGGTAAAATTAAAGTAAATGGTAAAAAAATTAAGGACCAGAAATTCATTCTCTCTTTAAATGATGAAGTCTTGGTATTTGATACTAATAAAATTACAATTAGAGATACTTTCAAAGAAGCGGATTTTTCTGATTTAAAAATAGTTTATGAAGATGATAATATTTTGATTGCTGATAAACCTCATAATTTAGAAATTCACTCCCCAATTAACATTAGTCTTGATGACATTGTCAAATCTTATTTAGTTTCCAAAAAAGAATATGCCCCAGATGATGAAAATAGTTTTGTGGTTAGTCATATTCATCGAATTGATAAGCTAACACGAGGTTTGGTAATTTATGCTAAAAACCGCCAGGCAATGGAGAGTTTAAGTGAAGCTATCAATAACAAAAATAAAATCAAAAAATTATATTGAGCAAACTTGGACCGCAAAGTTAAAAACGACCTTGATGCTCAAGGTTACATCACCTACGATACTGAAATTCAAAAAGCTGTTTTTCAAGAAGAATCAGAAGAAGGATTCAAAGTGGCGCACACAACCTTTAAACCAATCGATAACTTATCGGGAAATTGAGTTGAGATTCTATTATTAACTGGTCGCAAGCACCAAATTAGAGCCACTCTAGAATATTTTGATAATCCTGTTGTTAATGATTTTCGTTATGGTTCAAGCATGCGTACCAAGGATAAATCTATCATGCTTTACGCCATTGAAATCAGTTTTGCAGATCTGAATGAACCTTTAAGTTACTTGAATAATAAAACTTTTGACATCAAAGACGAAATTAAAAATTTAAACAAAATTTAA
- a CDS encoding CPBP family intramembrane glutamic endopeptidase, translating into MQKEEVKIDSEEIKVTKIKTDKKVWEKVQIPSRWVDGNFPFNFYTYMDKQIGIIFLITGLVIPFSTALLIKLLFSINSDFSNDLSLLNLAVGIVSNGVGFFIIWDKRRSLMFKTTLFFYYVYAVMPIAISLLLSPISLLKIPEYWISSILLIFQSIIFLTLAYWVFNRVSDLRSRFAKTIKQNWKMVLIVTLIGAVTIFALSFLYGLLSQALNLGPGNSNNQNQLADPLTTGVLGSKILYAISLFVFTVIAAPLIEEIVFRDAIFVGTSNRWMGWIMSTILFGYIHISSTGDFVHLFQYLIAGFVLATAFNVCRGNVTYTWAIHVGSNLLSFIILLVSSYAVN; encoded by the coding sequence ATGCAAAAAGAAGAAGTAAAAATTGATTCTGAAGAAATTAAAGTTACAAAAATCAAAACTGATAAGAAGGTCTGAGAAAAGGTTCAAATACCGAGTCGATGAGTCGATGGCAATTTCCCCTTTAACTTTTATACATATATGGATAAGCAAATCGGTATTATATTTCTTATTACCGGGCTAGTTATCCCATTTTCAACAGCTTTATTAATAAAGCTACTATTCTCAATCAACTCGGATTTTTCAAATGATCTTAGTTTATTGAATCTAGCGGTTGGTATAGTATCAAATGGAGTCGGGTTTTTCATAATTTGAGATAAGCGTCGATCATTAATGTTTAAAACAACTTTGTTTTTCTATTATGTTTATGCAGTTATGCCAATTGCAATTTCCTTACTACTATCACCAATTTCATTATTAAAAATTCCAGAATATTGAATAAGTTCAATTTTACTAATTTTTCAATCAATAATTTTTCTAACTTTGGCTTACTGAGTATTTAATCGCGTTAGTGATTTACGTTCTAGATTTGCTAAGACTATTAAACAAAATTGAAAAATGGTCTTAATTGTGACTTTAATCGGGGCTGTAACTATATTTGCCCTTTCATTTCTTTATGGACTACTTAGTCAGGCTTTAAATTTAGGGCCTGGTAATTCAAATAATCAAAACCAGTTAGCAGATCCATTGACAACTGGAGTTTTGGGTTCAAAAATTTTATATGCAATTTCATTATTTGTATTTACAGTAATTGCAGCTCCATTGATCGAGGAAATTGTCTTTAGGGATGCCATTTTTGTGGGTACTTCAAATCGTTGAATGGGTTGAATCATGTCAACAATTTTATTTGGTTACATCCATATTTCATCAACTGGTGACTTCGTTCACTTATTTCAATATCTAATTGCTGGATTTGTCTTAGCTACTGCATTTAATGTTTGTCGTGGAAATGTTACTTACACTTGAGCAATTCATGTTGGAAGTAATCTATTATCATTTATTATCCTTTTGGTGAGTTCTTATGCAGTTAATTAA
- the ptsP gene encoding phosphoenolpyruvate--protein phosphotransferase yields MSKKLNGIGASDGIAIAKAYLLVEDHIKVNDSKAKDVQKELNLIATSLEKAKKDLSNLQKIALEKLGPEKAAIFEAHEQILEDPAMSDEWNQMVKNEGLNAAFAVKSVADKYSAMFLAMDDDYFKERAADVKDVTERLIRYILGMPVLDLATINEEVIIVADDLTPSQTAQLNPKFVKGFATNIGGRTSHAAIMARSLEIPAVLGLKNITSTVKSGEMIAIDGESGELEIAPAKVAEWKTKSENFLKFKKELESYKNKKTVTKDGYDKFILEGNIGSPKDVEGVINNGGEGIGLFRSEFLYMDNDHFPTEEEQFVAYKKVVEDMKGHVTIIRTLDIGGDKKLSYFKFPEEMNPFLGYRAIRFTLDRKDIFKDQIRALLRASAFGPLGIMFPMIATIDEFKAAKEFTLDCKKELEKEGVKVGKDLQIGMMVEIPAAAVNAEKFAKHADFFSVGTNDLVQYSMAADRMSENVTYLYQPYNPSILKLLKMTIDGAHKQGKWAGMCGEMAGEPKALPLLMGLGLDAFSMSATSILRARSIMSKLNLKDTQVLAEKALDCETTDDVLKLVDDLLKKSNI; encoded by the coding sequence ATGAGTAAAAAATTAAACGGAATCGGAGCTAGTGATGGAATTGCTATTGCTAAAGCCTATCTTTTAGTGGAAGACCACATAAAAGTTAATGATTCAAAAGCTAAGGACGTGCAAAAAGAGTTAAACCTAATTGCAACATCATTGGAAAAAGCTAAAAAGGATTTAAGTAATTTACAAAAAATAGCATTAGAAAAACTAGGGCCAGAAAAGGCGGCTATTTTTGAGGCTCACGAACAAATTCTAGAAGATCCAGCAATGAGTGACGAATGAAACCAAATGGTTAAAAACGAAGGTTTAAATGCTGCTTTTGCGGTTAAATCTGTGGCTGATAAATATTCAGCAATGTTTTTAGCAATGGATGATGATTACTTTAAAGAACGTGCAGCTGATGTAAAAGATGTAACTGAAAGACTAATTCGCTATATCTTGGGAATGCCAGTATTAGACTTGGCAACCATTAATGAAGAAGTTATAATTGTTGCAGATGATTTGACTCCAAGTCAAACTGCCCAATTAAATCCAAAATTTGTAAAAGGATTTGCAACTAACATTGGGGGAAGAACTAGTCACGCAGCTATTATGGCGCGTAGTTTAGAAATACCAGCAGTTTTAGGTCTTAAAAACATAACATCAACTGTTAAAAGTGGTGAAATGATCGCTATTGATGGAGAATCAGGGGAACTTGAAATAGCTCCAGCAAAAGTTGCTGAATGAAAAACTAAATCTGAGAATTTCTTGAAATTCAAAAAAGAATTAGAATCATACAAAAATAAAAAAACAGTTACCAAAGATGGTTATGATAAATTTATTCTTGAAGGTAACATCGGATCACCCAAAGACGTTGAAGGGGTTATAAATAATGGTGGAGAAGGAATTGGATTATTCCGTTCAGAATTCTTATATATGGACAATGACCACTTCCCAACAGAAGAGGAACAATTTGTTGCTTATAAAAAAGTGGTTGAAGACATGAAAGGTCATGTAACAATTATTAGAACTCTAGATATTGGGGGAGACAAAAAACTTTCTTACTTCAAATTCCCAGAGGAAATGAATCCATTCTTGGGATATCGAGCAATTCGTTTTACACTAGATCGAAAAGATATTTTCAAAGATCAAATCAGAGCACTTTTAAGAGCTAGTGCTTTTGGACCATTAGGAATTATGTTCCCAATGATTGCCACAATTGACGAATTTAAAGCAGCAAAAGAATTTACTCTTGATTGTAAAAAAGAACTAGAAAAAGAAGGGGTAAAAGTTGGTAAAGATTTACAAATTGGTATGATGGTTGAAATACCAGCAGCAGCAGTAAACGCTGAAAAATTTGCCAAACACGCAGACTTCTTCTCTGTTGGAACAAATGACTTAGTTCAATATTCAATGGCTGCAGACCGAATGAGCGAAAATGTAACTTACCTATACCAACCATATAATCCATCAATTCTAAAATTGTTAAAAATGACAATCGATGGGGCTCACAAACAGGGAAAATGAGCTGGTATGTGTGGAGAAATGGCTGGAGAACCAAAAGCATTACCATTACTAATGGGATTAGGATTGGACGCATTTAGTATGTCTGCAACAAGTATTCTAAGAGCTAGAAGTATTATGTCAAAATTAAACTTGAAAGATACTCAAGTTCTTGCTGAAAAAGCCTTGGATTGTGAAACAACTGATGATGTTTTAAAATTGGTTGATGACCTATTGAAAAAATCAAATATTTAA
- the ligA gene encoding NAD-dependent DNA ligase LigA → MKQEEAKLKIQEFVKQLNQWNLEYYENDNPSVDDAEYDLLLRDLRELESQFPELVTKDSPTQKVSGFVASKFEKYEHREPMLSLGNAFNKEDLQDFDQQIFKANGNRNYKFFAELKIDGLSISLIYKNQKLFKAVTRGDGLVGEDVTANVKMIKEIPHEIKSEEEYVEVRGEIYLSKAEFNKINQKKAQANEPLFANPRNAAAGTLRQLDSRVVKERNLQAFLYFYMNRDSKDILTHQDSLKLIKDLQLPVNGEGKICDSIDEVWDYIEKYSAVRDQLPYEIDGIVIKVNEFETYEKIGYTSKTPKWAIAFKFPAEIKTTKLLSIFPTIGRTGRVTYNAQLEPVQIAGTTVRAATLHNADFIMNRDIRIQANVKIKKAGDIIPEVISAIKDTEFEKLLVWEPSTNCPDCNSLLEKISGEVDQYCINTNCPKKIIRSLQHFASRDAMNIEGLSIKILEKLYSEQIIKDVADIFKIADKKEVILNLENFGEKSFLNLITAIEKSKSNSSERLLFGLGIRHVGKKTAKVLIKNYKTIANLMTIGFEELSQIYDIGNVVAKSLIDWFNIMENKNLINKLVTLGINMDYKNDSSNSSDIFRDKIIVITGTLSKSRNYFRELLENNGARVTDSVSGKTDFLLAGEDAGSKLVKAKNLAVKIISEDDLKSMMEEK, encoded by the coding sequence ATGAAACAAGAAGAAGCTAAATTGAAAATACAAGAATTTGTTAAGCAGTTGAATCAATGAAACTTAGAATATTATGAAAATGATAACCCCAGTGTTGATGATGCAGAATATGATTTGCTACTAAGGGATCTAAGAGAACTAGAATCACAATTTCCAGAATTAGTTACCAAAGATTCCCCAACTCAAAAGGTTTCAGGATTTGTTGCTAGTAAATTTGAAAAATATGAACATCGCGAACCAATGTTAAGTTTAGGTAACGCCTTTAACAAAGAGGACTTACAAGATTTTGATCAGCAAATATTTAAAGCCAATGGGAATAGAAATTATAAATTTTTCGCAGAGTTAAAGATTGATGGTCTTTCGATTTCATTAATTTATAAAAACCAGAAACTTTTTAAAGCCGTAACCCGAGGAGATGGTTTAGTTGGAGAAGATGTAACAGCCAATGTTAAAATGATTAAAGAAATTCCTCATGAAATAAAATCCGAAGAGGAATACGTAGAAGTTCGCGGAGAAATTTACTTATCAAAAGCAGAGTTCAATAAAATCAATCAAAAAAAAGCTCAGGCTAACGAACCATTGTTTGCTAACCCTAGAAATGCTGCGGCAGGAACCTTGCGTCAACTAGATTCTAGAGTTGTCAAAGAAAGAAACTTACAAGCTTTTTTATATTTTTATATGAATCGAGATTCAAAAGATATTTTGACTCATCAAGATTCATTAAAGTTAATAAAAGATTTACAACTGCCTGTTAATGGTGAAGGAAAAATTTGTGATAGTATTGATGAAGTTTGAGATTACATTGAAAAATATAGCGCCGTTCGCGATCAATTGCCATATGAAATTGACGGAATCGTTATTAAGGTTAATGAATTTGAAACTTATGAAAAAATTGGATACACAAGTAAAACCCCAAAGTGAGCAATTGCTTTTAAATTTCCAGCAGAAATTAAAACTACTAAACTGCTTTCGATTTTTCCAACAATTGGGAGAACTGGAAGAGTTACTTACAATGCTCAATTAGAACCAGTTCAAATTGCAGGAACCACAGTGAGAGCTGCAACACTTCATAATGCCGACTTTATTATGAATCGCGATATTAGAATTCAAGCCAATGTTAAAATAAAAAAAGCTGGAGATATTATTCCAGAAGTTATCTCGGCTATCAAGGATACAGAATTTGAAAAACTTTTGGTTTGAGAACCAAGCACTAACTGTCCAGATTGTAACAGCTTGCTAGAAAAAATTTCAGGGGAAGTTGATCAATATTGCATTAACACAAATTGCCCCAAAAAAATTATTAGAAGTCTGCAACATTTTGCCAGTCGTGATGCCATGAACATTGAAGGTTTAAGCATAAAAATATTAGAGAAACTTTACAGCGAACAAATAATAAAAGATGTCGCTGACATTTTTAAAATCGCTGATAAAAAAGAAGTTATTTTGAACTTAGAGAATTTTGGGGAAAAAAGTTTTTTGAATTTGATAACTGCAATTGAAAAAAGTAAGTCAAACTCAAGTGAAAGATTATTATTTGGTTTAGGTATTCGTCATGTTGGTAAAAAAACTGCTAAGGTGCTGATTAAAAATTATAAAACTATAGCAAACTTAATGACAATTGGATTTGAAGAGTTATCTCAAATATATGATATCGGAAATGTGGTTGCTAAATCTTTGATTGATTGATTTAATATTATGGAAAATAAGAATCTGATTAATAAATTAGTGACCTTAGGAATTAATATGGATTATAAAAATGATTCTTCAAACTCAAGTGATATTTTCCGTGACAAAATAATTGTAATAACAGGAACGCTTTCAAAGTCTAGAAATTATTTTAGAGAGCTTTTAGAAAATAATGGCGCTCGAGTTACAGACAGTGTAAGTGGTAAAACTGATTTTCTACTTGCAGGAGAAGATGCTGGAAGTAAATTGGTGAAGGCAAAAAACTTAGCAGTTAAAATAATTTCAGAAGATGATTTGAAAAGTATGATGGAGGAAAAATAA
- a CDS encoding glycosyltransferase family 2 protein, translated as MLVSIIIATQGKKTRLVESFYSIQQQVNKNYEIIVINEGNDAECEQLLRQDFTRNPNLKVVFNTKNQGTSYAWNIGIELATGDYFVFLKEGNTIDPNFIQRIHDVVSKNKEKIDLIEFSIQYTKLSDSHSSSVLENEKVYDLKTEHEPFAYTDPIIYNKLFRTAFVKDHNFSFRRFTRFDALFIYKVLGQANNYMYISDILMNHRLSVMKYSAFDLVNQWPHVVNYYRRVGKFKNLKEEIYYAYYKDIIYRFLWMITKFDNKILVKKGVAFVERKVSSKLDEIKLNEVFKNNLEPEFNDKVNNLKEYFKNILKSG; from the coding sequence TCATTATTGCCACACAGGGCAAGAAAACTCGCCTAGTAGAGTCATTTTACAGTATCCAACAACAAGTTAACAAGAATTACGAAATAATTGTAATTAATGAGGGTAACGATGCAGAATGTGAACAATTATTGCGACAAGATTTTACGCGAAATCCTAATTTAAAAGTGGTTTTTAATACTAAAAATCAAGGAACCTCATATGCTTGAAATATTGGAATTGAGTTAGCAACAGGAGACTATTTTGTTTTCCTAAAAGAAGGAAATACCATTGATCCTAATTTTATTCAAAGAATTCACGATGTGGTTTCAAAAAATAAGGAAAAAATTGATTTGATTGAATTTTCTATTCAATATACAAAACTTAGTGACTCACACTCAAGTTCTGTTTTAGAAAATGAAAAAGTTTATGACTTGAAAACAGAACACGAACCATTCGCTTATACTGACCCAATAATCTACAATAAATTATTTAGAACTGCCTTTGTTAAAGATCACAATTTTTCATTCCGCAGATTCACTCGTTTTGATGCGCTTTTTATTTATAAAGTTTTAGGTCAGGCAAATAATTATATGTATATTTCTGATATTTTAATGAACCACCGTTTAAGCGTAATGAAATACTCAGCATTTGATTTAGTAAACCAATGACCCCATGTTGTAAATTACTATCGCCGAGTTGGTAAGTTTAAAAACTTAAAAGAAGAAATTTACTATGCTTACTACAAAGATATAATTTACCGCTTCTTATGAATGATTACTAAATTTGATAACAAAATTTTGGTGAAAAAAGGGGTTGCTTTCGTTGAACGTAAGGTTAGCAGTAAACTTGATGAAATCAAATTAAATGAAGTGTTTAAAAATAATTTAGAACCCGAATTTAATGATAAGGTTAATAATTTAAAAGAGTATTTTAAAAATATTCTAAAAAGCGGTTAA
- a CDS encoding ATP-dependent helicase — protein MKPEIMKGLNPDQLEAVQVIDVPLRIIAGAGSGKTKVITTKIAYLIEEKNIQPFRILAVTFTNKATREMKNRVANLIQDGRGKPFISTFHAFCVRVLREEYVNVNLEKNFLIIDNGDQKNLMNKILKAMNVSSDSIRKYEKIALSRISTWKNQFQTPEEVLSYASSEFEFLMAKAYGGYVKELKRLNSVDFDDLILMTHQLFKKNIAVQQKWRDRFDYVLVDEFQDTNEVQFDLINWLTLNKKNLTVVGDPDQTIYSWRGAKVNIILNFNRNYPDSRTVILKENYRSTQNILNLASDFITHNKNREAKSVFSNNPKGEKIALKETASKAFEAKFVTNKIRELVEKDGYKYSDFYILYRINAWSAEFEKNLGIEKIPFQLVGGLKFRDRKVIKDILALLKFAAFGDDLSANRVLNFIPKIGAVTIEKIEQKAKELQVSIFYLLTKNIQEALTVSKHLENLCTALNQAAALLEEEPRIDEFCKFLLDKTGYEERLRFLNKDDDDLQNLQAFLDQVKSYDDGFEPQENDENNHVLAFLQNEALETSELDNFTANKVTLLTVHAAKGLENKVVFITGLNNAVFPLKSAFTSVEALEEERRALYVAITRAEERLFMSYVAGERSYISDGELSASMFIRELNQNLYDFEKNIFFHSDGNMTSNQYNSMSESLDKVIKISTEYKKGVLVEHVAFGRGIITKVLDRQVMVAFDNPQYGAMAIAINSSALKAIKH, from the coding sequence ATGAAACCAGAAATTATGAAGGGTTTAAATCCCGACCAACTCGAAGCAGTTCAAGTAATTGATGTGCCATTAAGAATTATCGCTGGAGCTGGTAGTGGAAAAACCAAGGTTATCACAACTAAAATTGCCTATCTAATTGAGGAAAAGAATATCCAACCCTTTAGGATTTTAGCCGTGACATTTACAAATAAGGCAACTCGCGAAATGAAAAATCGGGTAGCCAATTTAATTCAAGATGGTAGAGGAAAACCCTTTATCAGCACCTTTCATGCATTTTGTGTTAGGGTTTTAAGAGAAGAATATGTTAATGTTAATTTAGAGAAGAACTTTTTGATTATTGATAATGGTGATCAAAAAAATCTTATGAATAAAATCTTGAAAGCTATGAATGTTAGTTCTGATTCAATTCGCAAGTATGAAAAAATTGCCTTGAGTAGAATATCAACTTGAAAGAACCAATTTCAAACACCTGAGGAAGTACTATCTTATGCCAGTTCAGAATTTGAGTTTTTGATGGCAAAAGCATATGGGGGTTATGTCAAGGAATTAAAGCGTTTAAATAGTGTTGATTTTGATGATTTAATTCTTATGACCCACCAACTTTTCAAAAAAAATATTGCAGTCCAGCAAAAATGACGCGATCGTTTTGACTATGTTTTAGTGGACGAATTTCAAGATACCAATGAAGTTCAATTTGACTTAATCAATTGACTAACACTTAACAAAAAGAACCTAACTGTGGTTGGTGACCCAGATCAAACAATTTATTCTTGACGAGGAGCGAAGGTTAATATTATTTTAAACTTCAATAGAAACTACCCAGATTCACGAACAGTGATACTTAAGGAAAATTATCGTTCAACACAGAATATTTTGAATTTAGCCAGCGACTTTATTACTCATAATAAAAATCGCGAAGCTAAATCGGTATTCTCAAACAATCCCAAGGGAGAGAAAATTGCTTTAAAAGAAACCGCTTCAAAAGCCTTTGAGGCCAAATTTGTCACTAACAAAATTAGAGAACTAGTAGAAAAAGACGGTTACAAATATTCAGATTTTTACATCCTTTATCGAATCAACGCTTGATCTGCGGAATTTGAAAAAAACCTGGGAATTGAAAAGATTCCTTTCCAATTAGTTGGGGGTTTAAAATTTAGAGACCGTAAAGTTATTAAAGATATTTTGGCCTTATTAAAATTTGCAGCTTTTGGAGATGATTTATCAGCCAATCGAGTTTTAAATTTTATACCAAAAATTGGAGCTGTAACAATTGAAAAAATTGAACAAAAAGCTAAAGAACTTCAAGTTAGCATTTTTTATTTACTAACCAAAAATATCCAAGAAGCACTTACGGTCTCAAAACACCTAGAGAACTTGTGCACCGCTTTGAATCAAGCAGCCGCTTTGCTTGAAGAAGAACCACGAATCGATGAATTTTGTAAATTCTTACTTGACAAAACAGGATACGAAGAACGTTTGAGATTTTTAAACAAAGATGACGATGATTTACAAAATTTACAAGCATTTTTAGATCAGGTTAAAAGTTATGATGATGGATTTGAGCCACAAGAAAACGACGAAAATAATCATGTTTTGGCTTTCTTGCAAAACGAAGCTTTAGAAACCTCGGAGTTGGATAATTTCACTGCAAATAAGGTAACATTGTTAACGGTTCATGCTGCCAAGGGTTTGGAAAACAAAGTTGTATTCATAACTGGTTTAAATAATGCTGTGTTTCCCCTAAAATCAGCTTTTACTTCAGTTGAAGCCTTAGAAGAAGAAAGAAGAGCTCTTTATGTTGCTATTACAAGAGCAGAAGAGCGTTTATTTATGTCCTATGTTGCTGGAGAAAGATCATATATATCAGATGGAGAGCTTTCAGCTAGTATGTTTATAAGAGAATTAAATCAAAACCTTTATGATTTTGAAAAAAACATATTTTTCCATTCCGATGGCAATATGACCTCAAATCAGTATAATTCTATGAGCGAAAGTCTTGATAAAGTTATCAAAATCTCAACCGAATATAAAAAAGGTGTTTTGGTTGAACACGTAGCTTTTGGGAGGGGTATTATTACCAAGGTATTAGACCGTCAAGTGATGGTGGCTTTTGATAATCCTCAATATGGAGCAATGGCCATAGCAATAAATTCTTCCGCTTTAAAGGCGATAAAACACTAA
- a CDS encoding superoxide dismutase, which yields MFKRIELEQGIEFLEPVLSKEQINLHYNRFHLEYEDKLNKGLGFFNLPRYIENLDDLVKSYLSLPKEFHILVRQYGGGLINLNFYFKNFKKDVTLKDGILKDAIFKNFMTLDEFCKEMVRNAMSIFGSGWTWLVLDKNKNMRVYNTFNQDNPWFLGMTPLIGICLWEHAYILDYKNDRENYVKNLLTIIDWDYVQEIYANALR from the coding sequence ATGTTTAAAAGAATAGAACTAGAGCAAGGAATTGAATTCCTTGAACCAGTACTTTCAAAAGAACAAATCAATTTACACTACAACAGGTTTCACCTTGAATATGAAGATAAACTAAATAAAGGCTTGGGATTTTTCAACCTGCCTAGATATATAGAAAATCTAGATGACTTAGTAAAAAGTTACTTAAGTCTACCCAAAGAATTTCATATTCTAGTTCGCCAATATGGTGGAGGTTTAATTAACCTAAACTTCTACTTTAAGAACTTCAAAAAAGATGTTACCCTAAAAGATGGGATTTTAAAAGATGCCATCTTCAAAAACTTTATGACTTTAGATGAATTTTGCAAAGAAATGGTTAGAAATGCAATGTCAATCTTTGGAAGTGGATGAACGTGATTAGTTTTAGACAAAAATAAAAATATGCGAGTTTACAACACTTTCAACCAGGATAATCCGTGATTTTTGGGTATGACCCCTTTAATTGGAATATGCCTTTGAGAACACGCATATATTCTTGATTATAAAAATGACCGAGAAAATTATGTTAAGAACCTGCTTACGATCATTGATTGAGATTATGTTCAAGAAATTTACGCAAACGCTTTAAGATAA
- a CDS encoding HPr family phosphocarrier protein, whose product MAQFTAKVIDKVGLHARPASVLAKEASKFQSDIKIKSDGKEGNLKSIMNVMALAIKSGAEITIEAKGADEADAIAAIEKAMKDNEII is encoded by the coding sequence ATGGCACAATTTACTGCTAAAGTAATTGACAAAGTAGGTTTACACGCAAGACCTGCATCAGTTTTAGCTAAAGAAGCTTCAAAATTTCAATCAGATATTAAAATTAAATCTGATGGAAAAGAAGGTAATTTAAAATCAATCATGAACGTAATGGCATTAGCCATCAAATCAGGAGCTGAAATTACAATTGAAGCTAAAGGAGCAGATGAAGCTGACGCAATTGCTGCAATCGAAAAAGCAATGAAAGATAACGAAATTATCTAA
- the gatC gene encoding Asp-tRNA(Asn)/Glu-tRNA(Gln) amidotransferase subunit GatC: MNKKKISPELIQELGRDIMIEVSEKEAQEIFETEQILRKKFEKVTRINTDNIEPMYYPFEVNEIGMRSDEFVEINDQTQVLNNAPSTDGDFITIAKVVK, translated from the coding sequence ATGAATAAGAAAAAAATCTCACCTGAATTAATTCAGGAATTAGGTCGAGACATCATGATCGAGGTCAGCGAAAAAGAAGCGCAAGAAATTTTTGAAACAGAGCAAATTTTAAGAAAAAAATTTGAAAAGGTAACGAGAATAAATACTGATAATATCGAACCAATGTATTATCCATTTGAAGTAAACGAAATCGGAATGCGCAGTGATGAATTTGTTGAAATAAATGATCAAACTCAAGTTTTAAATAATGCTCCTTCAACTGATGGGGACTTTATTACTATTGCTAAGGTGGTGAAATAA